The Solicola gregarius DNA window CCTGAGGCGAGCACACACCGGTCACCGACGTGAGCGCCGGGCTGTACGCGTTGCGGGTCAGGGTGCCGTTGGTCATCCCCTCGGCCGCCTGCGTCACCAGCGTCGAGCCACAGGACGTCAACGAGCCGGTGTCGGCGTCGTGCTTCTCGAAGGGCTCCATTGCACCCATGCGTCACTACCTCCCGAGTGCTACTCCAGGTTCACCGGCCGGTTGAGGACCGGCCCGAGCTCGGTCGTTCCCGCGAGGGCGGGGTTCTGGTCGGCCGATGCTTGATCGTCGCCGTCCATCGCGTACTGCACCGACCAACCGAGGTCGACACCTTGCTTCTCGGCTAGTTTGGACAGCGCGTTGACCCGAGGCTTGACGTCATCGTGGAACGTCTTGAACGCCTGGGTGACGACGGAGTCCTTGGACGAGATGGCGGCACTGTCGAGCGTGCCGGTCGCGGCCGATGCCCACGACGCCCAGGTCGGTGCTGTGTTCGCCGTGTTACGGGCGGCGGACGACGCGGGATCCGGTACGACGTCGATGTAGTTCATGGTGCTCCTCAACTGCGAGCCGACGACTCCCTACCCCGTTTTGGCACTGTAGGAGGGCAGGGGGTCACCGGGCGGCTACTCGGCGGAAATTCGTGAACGAAGGGTCAGTTGGGTGGGGGTGTCATGCTCAGAACACGCTGTTCCAGGCGTCCTTGATCGCGCCGCCGGTGTCCTCGAGGGCTTCGCCCGCATCGTCGAGGCGATCGCCGGTCCAGTCCTTGGCCGTGTCGAGGCCGTCGACGGATGCGTCCCACGCCGCCGTCACACCCTCGACCGCGTGGTCGGAGAGTTCGCTCGCGAGCCCTGAGCCGATCACGCCGCCGACGATGCCGCCGACGATTGCGCCGGCGCCCGTACCGACGCCGGGGATGACGCTGCCGATCGCGGCTCCGAGGGCCGCGCCGCCTTCGATGCCGGCGTACGTACCGGCGAGGGTGATCGCTCCGCGCGTGGTCGCCCGGACGCCCTTCTCGACATTCGTGAGATCGGTTCGTTGAGAGTCGCGGCTCCATTGGTCGTACGCACCGCCGACGGCCGCGAGCGGGTAGAACACCTTGTTCGTCGCGAACCGTGCGGCCGCGCCCCAGCGGGTATAGGGAACCTGCATCTTGGTCCAGGGCTTCAGCGGGTTGGTGACCCAGGTCCGGGGCATGAAGCGCTGCTGGTAGTTGCTCGAGTTGAGGTACGCTCGCCAGCCCGTGTTGGCGAACCCCGGATACGGCGCCGGCAGTGGGGCGAATCGGGTCTGTTTGAGGGTGTTCATGAAGAACCCCGGCCACAGCACCGCGAGCGAGGCAGTCTTCCCGCCCCAGATCAGCTGGTCGATGCCATCGCCGTTCGGAGGCCGGAAGATGCCGAGGAACCCGTTCCAGTAGTCGTCCCGCGTACCGAAGTCCCAAGACATCGGTGGGAGCGCGCCGGCGTCGATCGCGGTCTGCATGTGCCCGGGGGTAGGGCCGTCGCGCAGCATCGCCGACACTGTCGACTGCCCGCCTTCGATGTAGTTGTAGTACGCCGTCCACCAGTCGCGCTTCGCCTGGACGGTCGGGCTGTCTCCGTCGGGGTCGTCGGACTCGCCTTCGTCGTCCTTCTTGGTGGCGAGGGTCGACGTGATGGTGTCGACCCGGGAGTTGAAGTCGGTGACCTGGGTGCCCCAGTACTGGCTGACCACGGCCGCCCAGGCGAGTTCGGCGGTGACGTCCTGCGAGCCCTGTTGGACGGCCTGGTCGGCGGACTCGACCTGCGGCGAGCACATACCGGTGACAGATGTCAGCGCGGGGCTGTAAGCGTTCTTGGTCAGCTTGCCGTTCGTGAGCCCTTCGGCGGCATGGCTGATCAGGTTCGACCCGCATGTCTGCAGGTCGGCGGTGTTGGCCTGGTGCTTGGCGAACGGCAGCATCTCCGTCATGGCGTCCCCTCCGGATTTCATCGATTCGTGCCTCGACGATGAGGCTCCGAGTCGCCCGGAACGTCGATTGTAGACAATCTACTTTCCTACAAGGTCACGCTCGGTAATGTTGGCTATTTACGATAGCAAATCTCCGGGTCAGGCGAGCGGCGCTCTGCATAGCAAAGGTGCACCCCGCACGGCGAATTCGCCGCGCAAGGTGCACCTTTACCATGTTTACATGGTAAACATCCAAGCGTCAGTCGTCGTCGGACGAGCCGATCCCGGTCTTGATCGCGTCCATCACGGTGCTGTCCGCGAGCGTCGTGACGTCGCCGACCTCTCGCTTCTCGGCGACATCGCGGAGCAGGCGGCGCATGATCTTGCCCGAGCGCGTCTTCGGCAGCTCCGAGACCACCATGATGCTGCGCGGCTTCGCGATCGCGCCGATCTCCTTCGCCACGTGGGCGCGCAGCTCGGCGACGACATCCGGTCCGCCATCGCCCGCGGCCTCGGTCAGGATCACGAACGCGACCACCGCCTGGCCGGTCGTGGCATCGGTGGCGCCGACGACGGCCGCCTCCGCCACCTTGTCGTGCGATACCAGCGCCGACTCGATCTCGGTCGTCGACAGCCGGTGGCCGGAGACGTTCATGACGTCGTCGACCCGTCCGAGCAGCCAGATGTCGCCGTCGTCGTCACGCTTCGCGCCGTCGCCGGCGAAGTACTTGCCGGCGAAACGCGACCAGTACGTGTCGATGAAGCGCTGGTCGTCGCCCCACAACGTACGCAGCATCGACGGCCACGGCTCGGTCAGGACGAGGTAGCCGCCGGAGCCGTTCGGCACGGAGTTGCCGGCATCGTCGACGACGTCGGCGCCGATGCCCGGCAGCGCCGTCATCGCGGAGCCCGGCTTGGCCGAGGTGACCCCCGGCAGCGGACTGATCATGATCGCGCCCGTTTCGGTCTGCCACCACGTGTCGACGACGGGGACGTTGTCGCCGCCGATGTTCTCGCGATACCAGATGTACGCCTCGGGGTTGATCGGCTCCCCGACCGACCCGAGCACGCGTACGCTCGACAGATCGAACTCGGCGGGGATCTCGTCGCCCCACTTCATGAACGTACGGATCGCGGTCGGTGCCGTGTAGAAGATGGACACCTTGTAGTCCTGGATGATCTCCCACCAGCGACCCTTGTGCGGGGTGTCGGGCGTGCCCTCGTACATCACCGAGGTGGCTCCGTTGGCGAGCGGGCCGTAGACGATGTAGGAGTGGCCGGTCACCCACCCGATGTCGGCGGAGCACCAGTAGATGTCGGACTCGGCCTTGAGGTCGAATACCGACCAGTGTGTCCAGGCCGACTGCACGAGATAGCCGCCCGAG harbors:
- the acs gene encoding acetate--CoA ligase — its product is MSEQGLSNLMSEERHFDPPADLARDANVTAAAYEEAAADRLAFWSKQAERITWAEPYEQVLDWSNPPFAKWFVGGKLNVAYNCVDRHVEDGKGDKVAFHWVGEPADDTRTITYADLLDSVSRAANALIELGVEEGDRVAIYLPMIPETVIAMLACARIGAPHTVVFGGFSADALASRIDDCDAKIVITSDGGYRRGAPSALKPAVDEAVARSPRVRNVVVVRRTGQDVEWTDKDVWWHEIVDRQSAEHTPKAFDAEHPLYVMYTSGTTGKPKGILHTSGGYLVQSAWTHWSVFDLKAESDIYWCSADIGWVTGHSYIVYGPLANGATSVMYEGTPDTPHKGRWWEIIQDYKVSIFYTAPTAIRTFMKWGDEIPAEFDLSSVRVLGSVGEPINPEAYIWYRENIGGDNVPVVDTWWQTETGAIMISPLPGVTSAKPGSAMTALPGIGADVVDDAGNSVPNGSGGYLVLTEPWPSMLRTLWGDDQRFIDTYWSRFAGKYFAGDGAKRDDDGDIWLLGRVDDVMNVSGHRLSTTEIESALVSHDKVAEAAVVGATDATTGQAVVAFVILTEAAGDGGPDVVAELRAHVAKEIGAIAKPRSIMVVSELPKTRSGKIMRRLLRDVAEKREVGDVTTLADSTVMDAIKTGIGSSDDD